The Chlamydia poikilotherma DNA segment AGAATATTTAAGAATTTAGAGGAGTATCTTGTATTCAAATAGCGGCCTGATTCCATTTATTTTTGTTTTTTTATACAGAAAATACAGTTTGAAAATGGATAAATAGATGGCATCTAATTTTGTCTTGGGCTATACACCTAGATTACTTTCGTTCTCAATTCTCTATTATTTTCTTGTATTTAGGGAATAAGCGGAAAAATTACCACAACGTGCTTATGGTCTTAGGGGTTGTTGGAATTAGCTATCGAGAGGCTGCTTTAAAAGAAAGAGAAGCAGTTATTAATATCTTAAAGGATTTTGAAGCTAATTCGTTATTTTCTCAACGTTTTTTCAGTAGAGACGAATCTTTCGTTTTACTACTTACATGTCATAGAGCTGAAATTTACTATTTTTCTAAAAGCAATAGTAATGTTCAATCAGAATTGCTTGCGCGAATTTCTGCTTTGGGAGCACGCCCTTATTGTTATCAAGGATTAGCATGCTTCACCCATTTATTTACTGTTACTAGTGGTATGGATAGCTTGATTTTTGGTGAGACAGAAATTCAGGGGCAGGTGAAACGTGCTTATATTAAGGCGAAAACAGAAAGAGAATTACCTTTCGCTCTACATTTTCTATTTCAGAAGGCTTTAAAAGAAGGAAAGGATTTTCGCTCTCAAGTCTCTTTGTCTTATCCTGTTGTAACGATAGAGTCTGTAGTTGAGGAAACTCTAGACTTGCATGGTAAATCAACAAAAGACAAACTTTTATTTATCGGTTACTCGGATATTAATCGGAAGATCGCAAATGGGTTGAGTGCGAAAGGTTACCGAAATCTAATTTTTTGCTCTCGAAAAAATATTTCCATGCCCTACGATACAGTGGCTCGTAGTCAACTTTCTTTTAGGGAACCTTATGATGTCATTTTCTTTGGATCTTCGGAATCAGCTAAAGATTTTTCCGGATTGTCTTTAGAAAGTTTGGCAAGCATCCCAAGTCGTGTGATTTTTGATTTTAATGTTCCACGGACTTTTACTTTAATGGAACGTCCAAAAGATATCATATGTTTGGATATGGATTTTATTAGCGAGCGTGTGCAGAAGAAACTTCAAATTAGTAAGCAATGTACAAATAAAGAAAAACCATTTTTAGCTCTAGCAGCAAGAAAACAATGGGAAGTTTATGAACAAAAGTGCTCACATATACCTTCGAGCCAGGTTCGAGCTTCTTGTCCTAAGCTGTTGATTCTTTAGCGTCTAATTCGTCTCTTGACATATACAGCTATCGAAAATACTCTAGGCTTTTATCGCTAACTGCGATGGATTTGTATGCAGTGTGGTCTAGTACTGGCAGATTGTAGTTGATAACAAGTGCAATAAAAATCAGCCCGATTTTTCTTAGGTCTTTTGTTCTTTATAGTGAAAAAGATGCACAAGAAAACGAACATGATATTGTTTATAGAAACAAGAAATCGTTTTTATTTTTAAAGTTTGTATTGGCATAACTCGATTTAAAGGCTGAAAAAGCTAAGTCTAGAAAAGAGGTTGTCTAAATTTTCGGTGGAGAAGAGACAGCCGTTCCTGTATAGGAAGAGCGTGCATGTTGGAGAAATTGATAAAAAATTTTGCCACGTATATTGGTATAACGTCAACCCTCGAATTCGATGCTGATGGAGCATATGTCTTGCCTATAAGTGATCTTGTCAAGATACGTGTACTACAAAATGCAGATAATGAAATTGTGTTTAGTGCTTTCTTAGGGGAGTTGGCTCCTTCTGTGGATACAAATAAAGTATACTTACAAATGATGGTAGCGAACTTGTTTGGTAGAGAAACAGGAGGTAGCGCTTTAGGATTGGATTCCGAAGGCCATGTTGTCATGACACGTAGAATTCCCGAAGAAGTTTCATATGAAGATTTTGCTGGTTACATAGAGAGTTTTATGAATTTTTCTGAAACCTGGCTAGAAGATTTGGGACTAAATAAAGCACAACAAGGACAATAGGCAACAGGGGTAGAAAAACATGGGTGCACGTTTAATTATTGATAAAGGCCCGTTGTCAGGATTTGTTTTAGTTCTTGAAGAAGGAACAAGCTGGTCAATCGGAAGGGATGAGGCAACTAGTGATATTCAGCTAGAAGATCCTAAGCTTGCTGATACTCAGGTTGTTATAAGTAAAGAAGAGGGTGTTTATTCTGTTACAAACTTAGACAGTACACATCCTGTTACTGTAAATGGAAAAGAGATAATAGAGACAACATCTCTGCAAAACGGTGATAGCTTAACATTTGGCAGTAATCAATATTCTTTTTTCACGAATGAATTTGATCCTGAAGATGTTGTTTACGATTTTGACTTTTCTTCAAAAAATACAACTAATGTCTCGCCTGAACCTGCCGATAGTAAAAAGAAGACGAAGAAGAAAAGCAAGTCTTCACAGGACAATGAAAAAAAACCTTCTTCTTCAAAGCAGCAAGATTCTTCCGATGCTTCTCCTAATGATAAAGACAAAGAACTTGCTGAAGCTTTCTTAGCTTCTGCAAAGTCAGAGAAGAAAACTTCCGATCAAAAGGTAGATAAGGTAGATATAGATACGCTACCCGATTCCGGAACAAAAAAGAAAAAATCCCCATTGGGGGATGTGAAAAATACTGAAACCCAGCATGCTACTATGGAAGAAAACGGAGCCTTGCCTAATCAAAATCAGCAGCCGTTGCCAGATTCTGACTCTCCTAAGCAGGAACAGTCTCAAGAAGGTGATCGGCCTAAAGAAGGTGAGCCTGTCAAAGAATCTCCCGCTTCTAAAAAAGAAGAAGTCACTCCCCAAGGACCTACAACTGATGAGAATCAGGATGTAGAAGATTCACATCACGACAAAGAAACTTCTGAAGAAACGACTGATAACAAAGAAGAAGCTGAAGAGAAGCCCGAAGAGGAAAATCAAGAAGAGAACAAAAAAGCTGACAAAGCTGAAGTCTTGTCTCCGTTTAATGTGCAAGATCTCTTTAGATTTGATCAGGGTATTTTTCCTGCAGAAATAGATGACATTGTTCAAAAAAATGTTTCTGTAGATCTTTCTCAGCCCTCGCGCTTTTTATTAAAAGTATTGGCTGGAGCCAATATCGGTGCAGAATTTCATTTGGATACGGGAAAATCTTACATTTTAGGTAGCGATCCTGCATCTGCAGATATTGTCTTTAATGATCTTAGCGTCTCACATCGCCATGCAAAAATCATCGTAAGTAACGATGGTTCTACCATGTTGGAAGATCTGGGTAGTAAAAACGGTATAATCATTGAAGGGAAGAAAATAGAGCACAGCTCTACCCTAAGTTCCAATCAAGTTGTTGCTCTAGGAACAACTTTATTTTTACTGATAGATCATCTTGCTCCTGCGGATACAATTGTAGCCTCATTTGCTCCAGAAGATTACGGTTTATTTGGGCGTCCTCAAGATGCTGAAGAAGTGGCTGAGCAAGCTGCTCAGGAAGAAGAAGAAAAACGTAAACGAGCTACTCTCCCTACAGGATCATTTATACTTACGTTGTTTATTGGTGGCTTAGCTATACTTTTCGGCATAGGTACAGCTTCTTTATTCCATACGAAAGAAGTCGTCCCTATCGAGAATGTGGACTTTCAAGAAGACATCGAACGTGTAGTAAATACATTTCCGACAGTTCGTTACACATTTAATAAAAATAACGGACAGCTCTTTTTAATCGGACATGTAAAAAATAGTATTGATAAAAGTGAGCTTCTCTATAAAATGGACGCTTTGTCTTTCATCAAATCTATTGATGACAACGTTATTGATGACGAGGCTGTCTGGCAAGAAATTAATATATTGTTATCAAAAAGAGTAGAGTTTAAGGGCGTGAGTATGCATTCTCCCGAACCTGGCCAATTCGTGATAACAGGATATCTAAAAACAGAAGAGCAGGCTGTGTGTCTCTCTGATTATCTTAATGTGCATTTCAACTATCTTTCCCTACTTGAGAATAAGGTAATCATAGAATCACAAATGTTGAAAGCTATTGCTGGTCAACTTTTGCAATCAGGATTTGCAAATATTCATGTAGCCTTTGTTAATGGCGAAGTTGTTCTTACTGGATATGTAAACAATGCGGATGGGGAGAAATTCCGTTCTGTTGTTCAGGAGATCTCTAATTTGCCTGGCGTACGTCTTGTGAAAAACTTTGTTGTTTTGTTACCTGTTGAAGAAGGGATAATAGATTTAAATTTGCGGTATCCTAGCCGTTATCGTGTAACCGGGTATTCAAAATATGGTGACGTAAGCATTAATGTTGTAGTCAATGGTAGGATTTTGACCCGCGGTGACGTTGTCGATGGAATGACGGTAACAAGCATCCAACCGAACTGTATCTTTTTAGAGAAGGAAGGGTTGAAATATAAAATCGAGTACAATAAATAGCTAATTTTAAGGCTTGTTAATTCTTTTGTATTTAGGAAAAATACTATGTTTAATATGGAAAATACAGCTGCTAAAGAAGATAAATCTTCTCATCAGTTGTTTGATTTAGAGAAAGACATGCAGGATCTGAGTAAAGCTCAGGAGATCAAAGCTAATGTGCAGGATAAAGTGCAAAAATTGAATGCTTCTCTTCGAGAAGGTTCTGATAAAGCATTTTTTGAGAAACAACAAGCATTGTTAGCAGGATATCTAGCCCTTCAGAAAGTTCTCGGGCGGATGAACCGCAAAATGGTTTAACAGACTAGATAAGTAGTGGAGAATTTATGAGTGGTAGCGGAAGTAGTTGCTCAGCATTTAATTTTAATGACATGCTTAATGGCGTATGTAAATACGTCCAAGGTGTGCAACAATATTTAACAGAATTAGAAACCTCAACGCAAGGTACCGTTGACTTAGGTACGATGTTTAATTTGCAATTTCGTATGCAAATTTTATCACAGTACATGGAAGCAGTATCCAACATCTTGACAGCTGTGAACACAGAGATGATCACTATGGCAAGAGCTGTTAAAGGAAGTTAATAAACTAAGAGAAGGATCATGGCAGATTTGGAATTATTTAAAGCAGATTTTGCGTTGTTGTTTGAAGCTGGCATGTTGGCTATCAAACAAGGTGATGAAGAAAGCGCGAAAAAGCTTTTTCAATCTTTACAAATCTTAAAACCTGACCATTATGGTCACGAATTAGGATTAGCATTGATTGACTTGCATAAGATGGAAATTTTTGCTGCAGAAGAGCGATTAAGCGCTTTAGCACAAAAAGAAGTCGATAATTGGAGCATTAAGTCTTTCCTTTCTCTAACACACATGATGATCGTCTTGCATCAAGGAAGCTCTTTCGAAGTGCGCCGTGAAAGCTTGGAAAATTGCTTAAAATTGGCAGATCAGGTGTTAGAAAATTGTGAAATAGAATCAACAAGAATTCTTGCTCAATCCGTTTTAGACTGGCATGATACTCTAGTAGCTAAAAGCGGTGGGCCTTTAGGTTAACCTATTTTTTGGTTCTGAATAAAATACACATGGTTGTTGTCTTATGATAGATCCTTTGCAGCTTTTCCCGAATTTAGACTCTGATAAGGAAACAGCTTCTATACAAAAGCCTTCAGGAACTCCTTTAGCGAGTGAGCTAAATAAGGAAGTCCCTGCATTTTCTTTAGGAATGTCCGCGGATGCACTTAATAAAAATATCGAGGATCTAAAACCTAATCCTATGGCAATGATGCAAGATAGAAATTCTAATATCATTGATCCTGAATTAGAAGAAGCTTTGGATTCTGAAGAGCTCAAAGAACAAATAAATAATCTCAAAGAGCGTTTATGGGATGCAGAATCAACCTTACAAAACCAAGATCAAAATAGATTATCTCCTGAACATTTTGAAGCTGTTAGTGTGATTATCGATTTAATCAATGGAGATCTCAGCGACATAGCTGAACATACTCAGCAAAGTTTAGAGAAAAAGACAGAAGAAGAAAACGCTTCTGTTACACGTAAGATGATCAATTGGGTTTCCTCAGGCGAGGAAGTATTAAATAGAGCTCTTCTGTATTTTTCTGATAGAAACGGAGAGCGAGAAAATTTAGCCGACTTTTTAAAAGTACAGTACGCTGTTCAAAGAGCAACGCAAAGGGCAGAACTCTTTGCTAGTATTGTAGGAACTACGGTAAGTAGTATAAAGA contains these protein-coding regions:
- a CDS encoding CesT family type III secretion system chaperone, translating into MLEKLIKNFATYIGITSTLEFDADGAYVLPISDLVKIRVLQNADNEIVFSAFLGELAPSVDTNKVYLQMMVANLFGRETGGSALGLDSEGHVVMTRRIPEEVSYEDFAGYIESFMNFSETWLEDLGLNKAQQGQ
- the sctD gene encoding type III secretion system inner membrane ring subunit SctD; amino-acid sequence: MGARLIIDKGPLSGFVLVLEEGTSWSIGRDEATSDIQLEDPKLADTQVVISKEEGVYSVTNLDSTHPVTVNGKEIIETTSLQNGDSLTFGSNQYSFFTNEFDPEDVVYDFDFSSKNTTNVSPEPADSKKKTKKKSKSSQDNEKKPSSSKQQDSSDASPNDKDKELAEAFLASAKSEKKTSDQKVDKVDIDTLPDSGTKKKKSPLGDVKNTETQHATMEENGALPNQNQQPLPDSDSPKQEQSQEGDRPKEGEPVKESPASKKEEVTPQGPTTDENQDVEDSHHDKETSEETTDNKEEAEEKPEEENQEENKKADKAEVLSPFNVQDLFRFDQGIFPAEIDDIVQKNVSVDLSQPSRFLLKVLAGANIGAEFHLDTGKSYILGSDPASADIVFNDLSVSHRHAKIIVSNDGSTMLEDLGSKNGIIIEGKKIEHSSTLSSNQVVALGTTLFLLIDHLAPADTIVASFAPEDYGLFGRPQDAEEVAEQAAQEEEEKRKRATLPTGSFILTLFIGGLAILFGIGTASLFHTKEVVPIENVDFQEDIERVVNTFPTVRYTFNKNNGQLFLIGHVKNSIDKSELLYKMDALSFIKSIDDNVIDDEAVWQEINILLSKRVEFKGVSMHSPEPGQFVITGYLKTEEQAVCLSDYLNVHFNYLSLLENKVIIESQMLKAIAGQLLQSGFANIHVAFVNGEVVLTGYVNNADGEKFRSVVQEISNLPGVRLVKNFVVLLPVEEGIIDLNLRYPSRYRVTGYSKYGDVSINVVVNGRILTRGDVVDGMTVTSIQPNCIFLEKEGLKYKIEYNK
- a CDS encoding DUF5398 family protein, whose amino-acid sequence is MFNMENTAAKEDKSSHQLFDLEKDMQDLSKAQEIKANVQDKVQKLNASLREGSDKAFFEKQQALLAGYLALQKVLGRMNRKMV
- a CDS encoding DUF5407 family protein, encoding MSGSGSSCSAFNFNDMLNGVCKYVQGVQQYLTELETSTQGTVDLGTMFNLQFRMQILSQYMEAVSNILTAVNTEMITMARAVKGS
- a CDS encoding glutamyl-tRNA reductase, with protein sequence MVLGVVGISYREAALKEREAVINILKDFEANSLFSQRFFSRDESFVLLLTCHRAEIYYFSKSNSNVQSELLARISALGARPYCYQGLACFTHLFTVTSGMDSLIFGETEIQGQVKRAYIKAKTERELPFALHFLFQKALKEGKDFRSQVSLSYPVVTIESVVEETLDLHGKSTKDKLLFIGYSDINRKIANGLSAKGYRNLIFCSRKNISMPYDTVARSQLSFREPYDVIFFGSSESAKDFSGLSLESLASIPSRVIFDFNVPRTFTLMERPKDIICLDMDFISERVQKKLQISKQCTNKEKPFLALAARKQWEVYEQKCSHIPSSQVRASCPKLLIL